In Picosynechococcus sp. PCC 7002, the following are encoded in one genomic region:
- the coaD gene encoding pantetheine-phosphate adenylyltransferase has translation MIAIYPGSFDPITLGHLDIIERGDRLFEKVIVAVLCNPSKSPIFSLEKRVAQIRRCTQHLPNVEVASFTGLTTDYARQRNAGVLLRGLRVLSDFEKELQMAHTNKTLWDNIETVFLATSNEYSFLSSSVVKEIAKFGGSVDHLVPDNVAEDLYQWYKVHPPQVSPPTIMPTPQPFIEG, from the coding sequence GTGATTGCTATTTATCCTGGAAGCTTTGATCCGATCACCCTGGGTCATCTCGATATTATTGAACGGGGCGATCGCCTCTTTGAAAAAGTAATCGTGGCGGTGCTGTGCAATCCCAGTAAATCGCCGATTTTTAGCCTCGAAAAGCGCGTGGCCCAGATTCGTCGCTGTACCCAACATTTACCCAATGTAGAAGTGGCGAGTTTCACGGGTTTAACCACCGACTACGCCCGACAACGTAATGCGGGTGTATTACTACGAGGGCTACGGGTGCTGTCCGACTTCGAGAAGGAGCTACAGATGGCGCATACAAATAAGACGCTTTGGGATAATATCGAGACAGTATTCCTGGCGACCTCCAACGAATATAGTTTTCTCAGCAGCAGCGTCGTCAAAGAAATTGCTAAATTTGGTGGTTCCGTTGATCACCTCGTTCCTGACAATGTCGCTGAAGATCTTTATCAATGGTACAAAGTTCATCCTCCCCAGGTAAGCCCACCGACAATAATGCCAACTCCCCAACCCTTTATCGAGGGGTAG